The Anoplopoma fimbria isolate UVic2021 breed Golden Eagle Sablefish chromosome 5, Afim_UVic_2022, whole genome shotgun sequence genome contains a region encoding:
- the rab11fip3 gene encoding rab11 family-interacting protein 3: MVLGMVASPLGPASPLDAAFIMQNEVTDSAYLGSESTYSECETFTDEDTGALVPPEMHEEVETDSGIEATLHDPEDGGNRFSLNSELHNHSLVAVIGGEEEHFEDFGESNTSELLLESSIEGTEGEGDSPLPQTPEQLNGSSLLSPSAGKRLSSKKVARHLLQNSSMTLDTMSDLTRDILELADNDITDKVLLLERRVAELEKESESSGEQHTRLRQENLHLVHRANALEEQLKEQEVQADEQLQQETRRHKEALIKLERERGLELENLQARLQQLDEENSELRSCVPCLRANIERLEEEKRKLQDETEAMSDKLQEETESRRKMADKLSHERHQSQKEKECTQELIEDLRKQLEHLQLYKLEAEAKRGRTPGAGLQEYQTRTREAELEQEIKRLKQDNRSLKEQNDELNGQIINLSIQGAKNLMSASFSDSLAAEINNVSRVELMEAVHKQEEINYRLQDYIDKIIVAIMECNPSILEVK; the protein is encoded by the exons AATG CAAAATGAGGTGACAGACAGTGCGTACCTGGGCTCCGAGAGCACTTACAGTGAGTGTGAGACCTTCACCGATGAGGACACGGGGGCCCTCGTACCCCCCGAGATGCATGAGGAAGTGGAGACGGACAGCGGCATTGAGGCCACGCTGCACGACCCTGAAGATGGCGGAAATAG ATTTTCCCTGAACTCTGAGCTACATAACCACTCACTGGTGGCGGTAATCGGTGGAGAGGAAGAGCACTTCGAGGACTTTGGGGAAAGTAACACCTCAGAGTTGCTCCTGGAGAGCAGCATAGAGGGGACGGAGGGGGAGGGCGACTCCCCTCTCCCGCAGACACCTGAGCAGCTCAATGGCTCCTCACTGCTCTCTCCCAG TGCTGGAAAGAGGCTGTCCAGCAAGAAAGTAGCAAG ACATCTCCTCCAGAACAGCTCCATGACTCTGGATACCATGAGCGACTTGACGCGGGACATCCTGGAGCTCGCTGATAACGACATCACAGACAAG GTGCTCCTCCTTGAGCGTCGAGTGGCGGAGCTTGAAAAGGAGTCGGAGTCATCGGGGGAGCAGCATACGCGGCTGCGCCAGGAGAACCTTCACCTGGTGCACCGGGCCAATGCCttggaggagcagctgaaggaGCAGGAGGTCCAGGCTGACGAGCAACTGCAGCAGGAGACGCGTCGTCACAAGGAGGCCCTGATCAAGCTcgagagggagagggggctggAGCTGGAAAACCTGCAGGCCAG gctgcagcagctggacGAGGAGAACAGTGAGCTGAGGTCATGTGTTCCTTGTCTGCGAGCCAACATAGAGAGACTAGAGGAG GAGAAGAGGAAGCTGCAGGATGAGACGGAGGCTATGTCTGACAAGTTGCAGGAGGAAACGGAGTCCCGCAGGAAGATGGCTGACAAGCTGAGCCATGAACGCCACCAGAGCCAGAAGGAGAAGGAGTGCACTCAGGAG CTCATTGAAGACTTGCGTAAACAGCTCGAGCACCTACAGCTCTACAAGCTGGAGGCTGAAGCAAAGAGGGGACGCACACCTGGCGCAGGGCTACAAGAATATCAGACACGGACCCGCGAGGCCGAGCTGGAGCAAGAGATAAAACGACTTAAACAG GACAACCGCAGCCTGAAGGAGCAGAACGATGAGTTAAACGGCCAGATCATCAACCTGAGCATCCAGGGAGCCAAGAACTTAATGTCGGCCTCCTTCTCGGACTCCCTGGCAGCTGAGATCAACAATGTGTCTCGCGTAGAG TTGATGGAGGCCGTCCACAAACAGGAGGAGATCAACTACAGACTCCAGGACTACATTGACAAAATAATCGTGGCCATCATGGAGTGCAACCCCTCTATCCTGGAGGTCAAATAG